The Haematobia irritans isolate KBUSLIRL chromosome 1, ASM5000362v1, whole genome shotgun sequence DNA segment gcaaaatatcagccaaatcggttcagatttagatatagctcccatatatagctttcgcccgatttgcactcatttgcccacagaggccaattttttgctccgatttagttgaaattttgcacagggagtagaattagcattatagctatgcgtgccaaatttggttgaaatcggttcagatttagatatagctcccatatatagctttcgcccgatttacactcaaatgaccacagaggccaattttttgctccgatttagttgaaattttgcacagggagtataattagcattatagctatgcgtgccaaatttggttgaaatcggttcagatttagatatagctcccatatatagttttcgcccgatttacactcatatgaccacagaggccaattttttaactccgatttagttgaaattttgcacagggagtagaattagcattgttgctatacgtgccaaatttggttgaaatcggttcatatttagatatagctcccatatatagctttcgcccgatttacactcatatgaccacagaggccaatttttaactccgatttagttgaaattttgcacagggagtagaattagcattgttgctatacgtgccaaatttggttgaaatcggttcagatttagatatagctcccatatatagctttcgcccgatttacactcatatgaccacagaggccaatttttaactgcgattcagtagaaattttgcacagggagtagaattagcattatagctatacgtgccaaatttggttgaaattggttcagatttagatatatctcccatatatagctttcgcccgatttacactcatatgaccacagtggccaatttttaactccgatttagttgaaattttgcacagggagtagaactagcattgtagctatgcgtgccaaatttggttgacatcggttcagatttagatttagcgtccatatatgtttttctgatttcgaccaacattttccttgtaaaattgccactgcttagtcgaaaagttgtcaaaatgactctaattttcctaaacttctaatacatatatatcgagcgataagtcataaataaacttttgcgaagtttccttaaaattgcttcagatttaaatgtttcccatatatttttttttactaaaattgtgttccaccctagtgcattagccaacttaaattttgagtctatatatatTGTACAAGtctttcaaattctgtccaaatcgagtgatatttaaatgtatgtatttgggacaaacctttatatatagcacccaacacatttgacggatgtgatatggtatcaaaaatttagatctacaaagtggtgcagggtataatatagtcggccccgcccgactttagactttccttacttgttttattttgcagtatgcacctctagcgaaatatgAAGTGGGCAGTTGTAATCGATTGTTTACGTTCTTcttccataagaaatacatagcAAATCTGTATTATTGGCATGCAAAACTGCGTTACTGAGACGCAAACGAAATTTGCGCTAAAGGCCGGTAAGCACAAGAAAGCAAAAACATTCCGTGGGACATTGGCGAAATGCCTTTTTGGCATGCAACAGGCAATTTTACAAAAGCTGCATAAGATATACATGGCAAAACTGTATTATTGACACCCAAACCAATTTTGTCACTAGAGCAGGCTTTATACACCGTGCAGACtataagaatcttacagtgtgtcgaatcgatacgacttgtcggcgatgactaaataatcggtaaatgtgttatcgatcccataaacatgtagcagtatcgattatgcattCGGACTTAActcataatgtgcacaatatatgggatatgttcgacacgagcattgtcgtccggaataactgatagtctgtaaatcgCATTACGAGGATTTCttgtctagtgcgaacgtagtattatAATCTGTATGGCGCATTAAGAGGAACGTGTTGACATGCAACGGGCGCTCCGAAATGATattgaatttgtacattttgctCCCAATGAAATGCATGTGAAAACTGTATTATCGACAAGAATCATCGAACCTAGGAAGTAGTGCTATTCActcttcacaaaatatcaaaagaaCTCTTTTTACAATAGtgatagaaaatactttattttttttgcacatTTACCCATCACAATTAGAGATTGTTAAAGTGTCACTCCAATCGAACAAAAGCTTTCGTTTCGAAAATGAGAAATTGGCCCGTTTTAGTGAGCAAGATGCATAACTACCTTATGCATAACTACCTAGACAGGTGGCAACACCAtccgatttatttaaaaacaaatccatATGTTTATtgtgaagaagaagaagaggaaATATAAAAACGTTTGTAAACAATCGACAATAGATATTAAAAATGTCCGAGGAAGTTTCTACTGGTTCcagttttggatttaaaaaacgTAACATTAAAAAGCCAGTATTTCGTAAAAAGCAGGAATCAAGCAATGAATCTGGTAAATAGTTATATTGTTGTAAATATCCCTCTTTTTAATGTAACTATTCATATCGCAGATGCCGGCAGTGACCAAGAACAAACGTCTGCCGTTATACGGATGGAGCAACGTCGAAAAAGAGCcaatccaaattttcaaagcaCCAAGCACTTAAGTTCAAAAAGAGAACGCAATGATAAAAATAGTTCGAGTAGTAGTGACGAAAGTGATGAAGACAATAAAGTTTCCGTTTCATATAAATCCAAACGTACGGCCATACCAAATGGGCCACAAGATCAAGGTGCCACCTCAGTATTGGAAATAGATACAGAACTAGATCGTGATGCTCAGGCCATACACCAAAAATCGGTACAAATCAATGAAGAACTTGAGGGCAAAGAAGATGATAAAATCTATAGGGGTATAAACAATTACACGCAGTACTATAAGAAAAAAGACACAGCCGCTGGTAATGCTAGTTCAGGTATGGTACGAAAAGGTCCTATTCGAGCACCAGCTCACTTAAGAGCCACTGTCCGTTGGGATTATCAACCGGATATCTGCAAAGATTATAAAGAAACGGGCTATTGTGGATTTGGTGATAGTTGCAAATTTTTACACGATCGTAGTGATTATAAAGCCGGATGGCAATTGGAATTAGATCATGCTGCTCAACAAAAAGGTGAATGTGAATCCGATGATGATGATACTAAATACGAAATACATTCTGATGAAGAATCACTgccatttaaatgtttcatatGCCGTCAAAGTTTTGTTAATCCAGTTGTGACAAAGTAAGTAAGGaattattttgcattttttataattaaggTTAATTACTTTGTTCTAGATGCAAgcattatttttgtgaaaaatgtgccCTGGAACAGTATAAAAAGTCTCAACGTTGTTTCATTTGTTCACAACAAACCAATGGCATTTTCAATCCAGCCAAAGAGCTTATGGCACGACTTAAAAACATGCCAGATGAAAGCGGTGATCATGACCATAACGATTCTGATGAAAGTGATTAAGCAGATTCGAAAACGACGACGTGTTTATTTCTTATGGATATTTACGATAAATGATTTTTTGCTACAATAAAGTTATTGGATCTGTGTTATCCATTCCGGAACAGAAAACCTATATTTAATTGCTTGATTTACAACATTggcttatttatatattttctaagGTTCAGAgcattttacattttaaaatatcTTCGAAATATTTATAGGGATGTAGTCCATATTTGAATAAGAGTAACTGAGTAGCATGCTAAAGCGATTTAGATTGTTTTGAAGAACAATAAATCTTAGTCAAACATTGTTTTTATTCGAcagttcattagaaataaataatgctgagcattatttatttttccacCTTCAAAGTTATTCCCTCTATATAAACTTATGCCAAAGTTTCCTTCTCATCACTGGTGCAGCCATCAACGTCTAATTCATTCCCCGGAGTTGTTCCTCCAGTTCATTACCAcacgaaaaattttgacaaactcatttctataggaaattttgataaaatttcatttttatagtaaattttctgaaattttaatttctttaggaaattttgacaaaatttcatttctataggaaattttgacaaaatttcatttctataggaaatttctgaaaatttcatttctatagattttccgaaattttcatttctttagaaaattttctgaaaatttaatttctttagattttctcaaattttcatttctttagaaaattttctgaaaatttcatttctataggaaattttctgaaaatttcatttctataggaaattttctgaaaatttcatttctataggaaattttctgaaaatttcatttctataggaaattttctgaaaatttcatttctataggaaattttctgaaaatttcatttctataggaaattttgacaaaatttcatttctataggaaattttgacaacatttcatttctataggaaattttgacaaaatttcatttctataggaaagtttaatttctgtaggaaattttctgaaaatttcatttctataggaaattttattagaaaatttcatttctttagaatattttctgaaaatttcatttctataggaaattttgacaaaatttcatttccataggaaattttgacaacatttcatttctataggaaattttgacaaaatttcatttctataggaattttttggaaaatttaatttctataggaaattttgacaaaatttcatttctataggaaattttgacaaaatttcatttctataggaaattttgacaaaatttcatttctataggaaattttttgaaaatttaatttctataggaaattttgacaaaatttcatttctataggaaattttgacaacattttatttctataggaaattttgacaaaatttcatttctgtgggaaattttgctgaaaatttaatttctgtaggaaattttctgaaaatttcatttccataggaagttttggcaaaatttcatttctataggaaaatttcacaaaaatttatttctataggaaattttgacaaaatttcatttctataggaaattttgacaaaatttcatttctataggaaattttgacaaaatttcatttctataggaaaatttcacaaaaatgcatttctataggaaattttgacaaaatttcatttctataggaaattttgacaaaatttcatgtctataggaaattttgacaaaattttatttctataggaaattttgtcaaaatttcatttctgtaggaaattttgctgaaaatttaaattccataggaaattttctgaaaatttcatttctgtaggaaattttgctgaaaatttcatttctataggaaattttctgaaatttcaatttctataggaaattttctgaaaatttcatttctataggaaatattgactaaacttcatttctataggaaattttgacaaaatgtcaattctataggaaattttgacaaaatttcatttccataggaaattttgacaaaatttcatttctataggaaattttgacaaaatttcatttctataggaaattttgacaaaatttcatgtctataggaaattttgacaatatttaatttctgtaggaaattttgctgaaaatttaatttctataggaaagtctgctgaaaattttgacaaaatttcatttctataggaaaatttcacaaaaattcgtttctatacgaaattttgataaaatttcatttctataggaaattttttgaaaatttctgtagaaaattttgctgaagatttaatttttataggaaattttgctaaaatttcatttctgtaggaaattttctgaaaatttaatttctataggaaattttgacaaaatttcatttctataggaaattttttgaaaatttcatttctgtaggaaattttgctgaaaatttaatttctaacataaggaaattttctgaaaatttcatttctataggaaattttgctgaaaatttaatttctataggaaaatttcatttctgtaggaaatttactggaaactttatttttattagaaattttgctgaaaatctAAGTTCTGTTGGAAATTGtctaaaaatctaatttctataggaaattttctgagaaatttcatttctataggaaattttctgaaaaatttcatttctataagaaaatttcatttctgtaggaaatttctgaaaatttcatttctataggaaattttattagaatttttcttaaaattatagaatttattataatttttcttaaaatttcatttctataggaaattttctgaaaatttcatttctataggaaattttctgaaaatttcatttctataagaaatttgttgatttccaaaaatcaccaaattgttgatTGAGTTTTCAATGGCTGGAGTAGTTTCTATGGTGGGAActagtatgttagaatttatactatatttttggtgctttttgccctTCACTGTGAACGGAAGACCTCAAGTTATATATgcttatactacgtatggaacgTATGCATGTGCGAAGACATAcaaagtttattttgttttcctaCCACAAGAACAGCTTACGGTTACTGCTGTATTTCTAGtaaataacgaaaaattatGTACTCATCCAAATTATTTCCACCGAAGTACAGCACATAAATGATCTAACAATCATGTATtggtaaaaacttaatttttcatataacaaaaaatttatgatgGTATTTTAAAAGCTATGAACTGAGAACAAAACACTTCATGTAAAGTACCATTTGGATTTAAGTAAAGACTTACATAGAAAACACTAATTATTTGGAGAGTATGTTATGTTTGTCATGAGTATAAACACTGTTATACAGTCCACAGAAGAAATAAAGTACAAcacaaaactataaaaatatcgtCCGTGGAAAATTATCGTAACACACATAACCAACTAAACGATACAAGCATAAATAACTAactgatagtttcaattttggatcCCAATAAAATAACCTGTTAGGTAAGGAGAGGAAGCGGAACTCTcagtgtttgtgtttttttatcggaagagaacataaaattcaacttttcttttctCACTAGCAGTTTTGGGTTTTTTGTTCCCCTGCCGTTCTTCTGTTGTCAACGAGGGTGATGCTCTGCAAATCCTATGCTTTAATCACCACTATGTtatctcacaatttttttttgtggtgagCACTGTTAAGCAATGTAGAATGGAGTTGAACGGTAGACCACAAGCAATGTATGCTCGCTCAAGCTTGGGTGTGTGTGAAGAAATACTAAatacacaaaatttcatactcACTAAAACTACTTCCACAACAGTACAGCACGTAAGTGATCTAACTGTTATGTATTGGACAAAATGAATTTCTCCATTAACAACAAATAAGCATTTTAAAATCGTTGAACATTAAACAAACTTACATGTAAAGCACCAATTggatttattcaaattatttgGCGAGTATGTTTGTCATGAGTATAGTTTTTTAACActgtccacaaaaaaaaaaaaaacacacacacagcaCTACcaaaatagcaaattttcataACACACAACACGAACtactttagtttttgggtgataATGAAATAACCTGTTGAGCAAAGAGAGGAAGCGGATATTAAACGAATGcaaccagggctgccaataaaatttcaagaaaaatcgtcacttttttcgataaaaattgtcataatcggcacttgcattttaaaaatcgtggtgcagtggtaagcagtggattattccacctcagtaatgctggtgacatttctgattgtttcaaagcttctcta contains these protein-coding regions:
- the mdlc gene encoding RING finger protein mdlc, translating into MSEEVSTGSSFGFKKRNIKKPVFRKKQESSNESDAGSDQEQTSAVIRMEQRRKRANPNFQSTKHLSSKRERNDKNSSSSSDESDEDNKVSVSYKSKRTAIPNGPQDQGATSVLEIDTELDRDAQAIHQKSVQINEELEGKEDDKIYRGINNYTQYYKKKDTAAGNASSGMVRKGPIRAPAHLRATVRWDYQPDICKDYKETGYCGFGDSCKFLHDRSDYKAGWQLELDHAAQQKGECESDDDDTKYEIHSDEESLPFKCFICRQSFVNPVVTKCKHYFCEKCALEQYKKSQRCFICSQQTNGIFNPAKELMARLKNMPDESGDHDHNDSDESD